Proteins found in one Exiguobacterium sp. 9-2 genomic segment:
- the fliF gene encoding flagellar basal-body MS-ring/collar protein FliF, with the protein MNERIKARFGAMNTTWKEWSLAKKAMILGSIVVVLAALIVAIIWLSKPTMTPLYSKLSPQEAGQVTEKLNEDGIASEVVSSANGVTILVPEANVENLKVELATAGIPKSGQIDYSFFSENAGFGTTDKEMNILERDTMQTELENLITQVNGIESAKVMITLPEKSVFLSDEKESSTVSVVLTSSAGSNLNNQTVQGLYHLIAKSIPNLKEENITIMDQYFTYYEPGNATQTAGGTDPMALKKTTENDLRKQIQQMLSVVLGPQKALVSVTADVDVTKRQEEQKLVEPVDPDKIEGIVTSAEKVAEAYTGSANAGTAGTGQNETTNFPAGTGTTGDTSEKTHDIINYEVNRITKQITGAPYEIRDLGIQIIVEPPKGQNQIDPQLQTDLQTMMYSIIRTSLTKTDAKTTLTDAELANKVVVMSRPFAKTTTATKTTTATPMWVWFALGGAAILVIGAVILLMRRRRANEIEELEEWTPIETEIPELSTEDTSDGAVKRKQLEKLAASNPDEFAKLLRTWLAED; encoded by the coding sequence ATGAACGAACGAATAAAAGCTCGATTCGGAGCTATGAATACGACATGGAAAGAGTGGTCACTTGCTAAAAAAGCGATGATTCTTGGAAGCATCGTCGTCGTTTTAGCAGCGTTGATTGTCGCCATTATCTGGTTATCTAAACCAACGATGACGCCACTTTATTCGAAATTGTCACCTCAAGAGGCAGGGCAAGTAACAGAAAAGCTAAATGAGGATGGAATCGCGTCGGAAGTCGTCAGCTCAGCAAACGGTGTGACGATTCTCGTTCCGGAAGCAAACGTGGAAAACTTGAAAGTCGAATTAGCAACGGCAGGTATTCCGAAGTCTGGTCAGATTGATTATTCCTTCTTTAGTGAGAATGCTGGATTTGGTACGACAGATAAAGAAATGAATATTCTTGAACGCGATACGATGCAGACAGAACTTGAAAACTTGATTACACAAGTTAACGGGATTGAGTCTGCAAAAGTCATGATTACTCTTCCAGAAAAGAGCGTCTTTCTCTCCGATGAAAAAGAATCTTCAACGGTTTCTGTCGTCTTGACTTCTAGTGCGGGTAGTAATCTGAACAATCAAACAGTCCAAGGTCTTTACCATCTGATTGCAAAGAGTATCCCGAACTTAAAAGAAGAAAATATTACGATCATGGATCAGTACTTTACGTACTACGAGCCAGGTAACGCTACGCAAACAGCGGGCGGGACAGATCCGATGGCGCTGAAAAAAACGACGGAAAACGATTTACGTAAACAGATTCAACAAATGTTGTCTGTCGTTCTCGGTCCACAAAAAGCGCTCGTTTCGGTTACGGCAGATGTCGATGTCACGAAACGTCAGGAAGAACAAAAGCTTGTTGAACCAGTAGATCCCGATAAAATCGAAGGGATTGTCACATCGGCAGAAAAAGTAGCAGAGGCGTATACAGGGTCTGCGAATGCCGGAACAGCAGGTACGGGACAAAATGAGACGACGAACTTCCCAGCAGGTACTGGAACGACCGGTGATACGAGTGAGAAGACGCACGACATCATCAACTATGAAGTCAATCGCATCACGAAACAGATTACAGGTGCTCCTTATGAAATTCGGGATTTAGGAATTCAAATCATCGTCGAGCCGCCAAAAGGTCAAAATCAAATCGATCCGCAATTACAGACGGATTTACAAACGATGATGTATTCCATCATCCGGACGTCGTTAACGAAGACGGATGCGAAAACGACGCTGACGGATGCAGAACTTGCTAATAAAGTCGTTGTCATGTCTCGACCGTTCGCTAAAACAACGACGGCGACGAAAACGACGACGGCGACACCGATGTGGGTATGGTTCGCACTTGGTGGTGCAGCAATCCTCGTCATTGGAGCAGTCATTCTCCTCATGCGTCGACGGAGAGCGAATGAAATCGAAGAACTTGAGGAATGGACGCCGATCGAAACCGAAATTCCTGAACTCTCAACAGAAGATACAAGCGATGGTGCAGTCAAACGCAAACAGCTTGAGAAACTCGCCGCGTCTAATCCGGATGAGTTCGCAAAATTATTACGTACTTGGTTAGCGGAGGATTGA
- the fliE gene encoding flagellar hook-basal body complex protein FliE yields the protein MAIQPIQNMQMVLPTQTIAKTTPSDFSEVLSEAMNGLNATQQASSQARVDLATGKTTDLHNIMIKTEEASLSMQLALEVRNKGIEAYQEMMRMQL from the coding sequence ATGGCAATTCAACCTATTCAAAACATGCAAATGGTCTTACCCACTCAGACAATCGCGAAGACGACACCAAGTGATTTCAGTGAGGTGCTCAGCGAGGCGATGAACGGACTGAATGCAACACAGCAAGCCTCATCTCAAGCGCGTGTCGACCTAGCGACAGGGAAGACGACGGATCTACATAACATCATGATTAAAACAGAAGAGGCATCGCTTTCTATGCAACTCGCCCTTGAAGTCCGAAACAAAGGCATCGAAGCATACCAAGAAATGATGCGTATGCAACTGTGA
- the flgC gene encoding flagellar basal body rod protein FlgC, producing the protein MSMFNGFHTSASGLTAQRLRLDTVSANIANAQTTRGELVNGQWQPYARKLAVLKETANGVTVSELKKDPEPFKLEYNPTHPDADELGYVKMPNVDLLKEMVDMMGATRSYEANVTALNATKAMLVKAMEIGK; encoded by the coding sequence ATGAGTATGTTCAATGGCTTTCATACATCTGCGTCTGGGCTTACTGCCCAGCGTTTACGACTGGATACTGTCTCAGCAAACATCGCCAATGCTCAAACGACACGTGGTGAGCTTGTCAACGGTCAATGGCAACCCTATGCGAGGAAACTTGCTGTTTTAAAAGAAACTGCTAATGGGGTCACGGTCAGCGAATTGAAGAAAGATCCTGAACCGTTCAAATTAGAATATAATCCGACGCATCCAGATGCGGATGAACTTGGATACGTCAAGATGCCGAATGTCGATCTATTGAAAGAAATGGTCGACATGATGGGAGCGACACGTTCTTACGAAGCGAACGTAACGGCCTTAAATGCAACAAAAGCGATGCTCGTCAAAGCGATGGAGATCGGTAAATAA
- the flgB gene encoding flagellar basal body rod protein FlgB translates to MNWLGSDYSLMTQAVNRTVMAQEVIAKNIANVDTPGYKAKRVAFGDVLDSEMKMSLKRHATIGTTGSIVDRPNTMRNDGNGVDIDLEMSELSRNQIEYEALVEQLNRKFSGIQSVIRGGK, encoded by the coding sequence ATGAATTGGTTAGGGTCTGACTATAGTTTGATGACGCAAGCCGTCAATCGAACGGTCATGGCACAAGAAGTTATTGCTAAAAATATCGCGAATGTCGATACACCGGGTTATAAGGCGAAGCGAGTGGCGTTTGGAGATGTTCTCGATTCAGAGATGAAGATGAGCCTAAAACGTCATGCAACAATCGGAACGACCGGTAGTATCGTCGATCGACCAAATACGATGCGTAATGATGGAAACGGTGTCGATATCGATCTTGAGATGTCTGAATTATCACGCAATCAAATTGAGTATGAGGCGCTCGTGGAGCAATTAAATCGTAAGTTCTCGGGTATCCAGTCTGTCATCCGGGGAGGAAAATAA
- the codY gene encoding GTP-sensing pleiotropic transcriptional regulator CodY yields the protein MNLLAKTRKLNTMLQQEASTHVDFKVMADRLSEVMESNTFIVSRRGKLLGIAIKQQIENDRVRGFLEERQFPEDYTKKLFNVTETTANIAIDSEHTAFPVDNRDTFETSKTTIVPIIGGGERLGTLVLGRMVEDFNEEDLVLAEYGATVVGMEILREKAHEAEDKARKKAVVQMAINSLSYSELEAIEHIFEELEGNEGLLVASKIADRVGITRSVIVNALRKLESAGVIESRSLGMKGTYIKILNDNFLYELERIKSN from the coding sequence ATGAATTTATTGGCGAAAACGCGGAAGCTGAATACGATGTTACAACAAGAAGCAAGCACACATGTTGATTTCAAGGTTATGGCTGATCGGCTCAGCGAAGTCATGGAATCGAACACATTCATCGTAAGTCGACGCGGTAAGTTACTAGGTATCGCAATTAAGCAACAAATCGAAAATGACCGGGTCCGTGGTTTCTTGGAAGAACGCCAATTCCCGGAAGATTACACGAAAAAACTATTTAACGTCACTGAAACGACAGCAAACATTGCCATCGATAGCGAGCACACAGCATTCCCAGTCGACAACCGTGATACGTTCGAAACGTCGAAAACGACGATCGTACCAATCATCGGTGGTGGAGAACGCCTTGGTACGCTTGTCCTCGGTCGTATGGTGGAAGACTTCAACGAAGAAGACCTCGTGCTTGCAGAGTATGGGGCGACAGTCGTTGGGATGGAAATCCTTCGTGAGAAGGCTCATGAAGCGGAAGACAAGGCACGTAAGAAAGCAGTCGTTCAGATGGCGATCAATTCGTTATCTTATTCAGAACTCGAAGCAATCGAACATATCTTCGAAGAACTCGAGGGTAATGAAGGACTACTTGTCGCTTCAAAAATTGCCGATCGTGTTGGTATTACGCGTTCTGTTATCGTCAATGCACTTCGTAAACTCGAAAGTGCAGGAGTCATCGAGTCACGTTCGCTTGGTATGAAGGGAACGTATATTAAAATCTTAAATGATAACTTCCTATATGAATTAGAGCGAATTAAATCAAACTAA
- the hslU gene encoding ATP-dependent protease ATPase subunit HslU: protein MHELTPRQIVEKLNEHVIGQADAKRAVAIALRNRYRRQLLDASMRDEVTPKNILMIGPTGVGKTEIARRLAKLVRAPFVKIEATKFTEVGYVGRDVESMVRDLVEASLRLVKDEKKEALKDQAEAVANERIVDALSGKKASSGLGGGTNPFEMLFGGNQKQQEPDTSEATADRSLLRQQLLTGQLEDRMIEVDVEERQVDLFSGQQGMEGLANLQDMLGQVMPKKTKKRQLTVKEARPILTAEEAERLLDLNEVHDEAVRRAEQMGIIFVDEIDKIATKGHDSAGVSREGVQRDILPIVEGSTIVTKYGPVKTDHILFIAAGAFHMAKPSDLIPELQGRFPIRVELDSLTEDDFVKILTEPNQALLKQYKALLGAEHVHVTFTEEAIREIARIAAQVNDETDNIGARRLYTIMERVLEELSFEAADMPETDVMITPQYVTDRVGKVADDRDLSQFIL from the coding sequence ATGCATGAATTGACGCCAAGACAAATCGTCGAGAAGTTGAATGAACATGTCATCGGACAAGCTGATGCTAAACGTGCGGTGGCGATCGCTTTACGTAATCGATACCGTCGACAATTACTCGATGCATCGATGCGGGATGAAGTCACGCCAAAAAATATCCTGATGATCGGACCTACCGGTGTCGGAAAAACAGAGATTGCGCGACGTCTCGCGAAACTCGTCCGAGCGCCGTTCGTCAAAATCGAAGCGACGAAGTTCACGGAAGTAGGATATGTCGGTCGCGACGTAGAATCGATGGTACGAGATCTTGTGGAAGCGTCTCTACGTCTTGTCAAAGATGAGAAAAAAGAAGCGCTTAAAGATCAGGCGGAGGCAGTGGCGAACGAACGAATCGTTGATGCGTTGTCTGGCAAAAAAGCGTCATCTGGTCTCGGGGGTGGAACGAATCCGTTTGAGATGTTGTTCGGTGGGAACCAAAAGCAGCAAGAGCCAGATACATCGGAAGCAACAGCTGATCGTTCGCTACTCCGTCAGCAATTGCTGACAGGTCAACTCGAAGATCGAATGATCGAGGTCGATGTTGAAGAACGTCAAGTTGATTTATTCTCCGGACAACAAGGCATGGAGGGGCTCGCAAATCTTCAGGATATGCTTGGACAAGTCATGCCGAAGAAAACGAAGAAGCGCCAGCTCACGGTTAAAGAAGCACGTCCGATTTTGACCGCAGAAGAAGCGGAACGATTGCTTGACTTAAATGAAGTTCATGACGAAGCGGTCCGCCGTGCAGAACAAATGGGCATCATTTTCGTTGATGAGATTGATAAGATTGCGACAAAGGGACATGATTCAGCAGGTGTTTCACGAGAAGGTGTTCAACGAGATATTTTGCCGATCGTTGAGGGATCGACGATCGTCACGAAATATGGACCAGTCAAGACGGATCATATCTTGTTTATCGCTGCCGGTGCATTCCATATGGCGAAACCGTCTGATCTAATTCCTGAACTCCAAGGTCGTTTCCCGATCCGTGTCGAACTCGACAGTTTGACGGAAGATGACTTTGTTAAAATTTTAACTGAACCGAATCAAGCATTACTCAAACAATATAAAGCATTACTAGGGGCAGAGCACGTTCATGTCACCTTTACAGAAGAGGCCATTCGTGAAATTGCACGGATTGCTGCACAGGTAAACGATGAGACGGATAATATCGGAGCGCGGCGCTTGTATACGATCATGGAGCGCGTACTTGAAGAATTATCCTTCGAAGCAGCAGACATGCCTGAAACGGATGTAATGATCACGCCACAATACGTGACGGATCGTGTTGGAAAAGTAGCAGATGATCGAGACTTAAGTCAGTTCATCTTATAA
- the hslV gene encoding ATP-dependent protease subunit HslV, whose protein sequence is MFHATTIFAIQHNGQSAMSGDGQVTFGNQVIMKKSAKKVRRLYGGKVIAGFAGSVADAFTLFEKFEAKLEMYNGNLQRAAVELAKEWRGDKMLRQLEALLLVMDGTHLLLVSGNGEVIEPDDGILAIGSGGNYALAAGRALARHASHLTAEEIARAALETAGELCVFTNDQIILETIGGNDHA, encoded by the coding sequence ATGTTTCATGCAACGACGATTTTTGCGATTCAACATAACGGACAATCCGCGATGAGTGGAGACGGACAGGTGACTTTCGGAAACCAAGTCATCATGAAGAAAAGTGCGAAAAAAGTACGGCGCCTCTATGGTGGCAAAGTCATTGCCGGATTTGCTGGAAGTGTCGCGGACGCGTTTACACTCTTTGAAAAATTCGAAGCGAAGCTTGAAATGTATAACGGGAACTTACAACGGGCAGCTGTTGAACTGGCGAAGGAATGGCGAGGCGATAAGATGTTGCGTCAACTAGAAGCACTCTTACTCGTCATGGATGGAACACATCTGTTACTTGTATCCGGAAACGGAGAAGTCATCGAACCGGATGACGGCATTCTTGCGATCGGTTCAGGTGGTAATTATGCGCTTGCTGCAGGTCGCGCGTTAGCTCGACACGCAAGTCATCTCACGGCAGAAGAAATCGCTCGTGCGGCGCTTGAGACGGCTGGAGAACTCTGTGTCTTTACGAACGATCAAATCATCTTAGAAACGATCGGAGGCAATGATCATGCATGA
- a CDS encoding tyrosine recombinase XerC, whose amino-acid sequence MKWSEGGAFMGIDTAFERLLEDFMRYVHIERQLSPNTGRSYDQTLRQYAAFCRDHQLRSIELASARRYLYALYDQELARATIAQKVSCLKQFGRFLTRDTDEPNPFDGLKAPKRQQGLPTFLVPTEYERFLDAFRSSDTLGNRNVALVELLYATGMRVSEVVQLDLRDLATDHSYVHVYGKGGKERIAPIGTFAKDALELYLPSRDPVAGHEQALFLSHSGRRLTTDAIRKIMKKGEQLVGKHVTPHALRHSFATDLLERGADLRAVQELLGHASLSTTGQYTHVTTERLRHVYQQAHPRA is encoded by the coding sequence ATGAAATGGTCAGAAGGGGGCGCATTCATGGGGATAGACACTGCTTTTGAGCGACTGCTAGAAGATTTCATGCGGTATGTTCATATTGAACGTCAATTATCTCCGAATACAGGTCGCTCTTATGATCAAACACTTCGACAATACGCCGCTTTTTGCCGCGATCATCAATTACGATCGATTGAATTGGCAAGTGCACGGCGTTATTTGTATGCTCTTTACGATCAGGAGCTGGCGCGAGCAACGATTGCGCAAAAAGTTTCCTGCCTCAAACAATTTGGTCGTTTTTTGACACGTGACACCGATGAACCTAATCCATTTGATGGATTAAAAGCACCAAAACGACAACAAGGACTTCCGACATTCCTTGTCCCAACGGAATATGAACGTTTCCTCGATGCATTTCGATCGAGTGATACGCTTGGTAACCGGAATGTCGCGTTAGTGGAACTTTTATATGCGACGGGTATGCGAGTCAGCGAGGTCGTTCAACTGGATCTTCGTGATCTCGCAACTGATCATTCCTACGTCCATGTGTATGGAAAAGGTGGGAAAGAGCGCATTGCGCCAATTGGAACCTTTGCGAAAGATGCATTAGAACTGTACTTACCATCACGAGATCCAGTTGCAGGTCATGAGCAAGCATTGTTCTTGTCTCATTCAGGACGTCGATTGACGACGGATGCGATTCGGAAAATCATGAAAAAAGGGGAACAACTCGTTGGGAAACATGTGACACCCCATGCGCTTCGTCATAGTTTCGCGACGGATCTGCTAGAAAGAGGAGCCGATTTGCGAGCGGTCCAGGAGCTACTTGGACATGCATCTCTTTCGACGACCGGTCAGTATACACACGTAACAACGGAACGATTACGACATGTTTATCAACAAGCACATCCTCGTGCCTAA
- the trmFO gene encoding FADH(2)-oxidizing methylenetetrahydrofolate--tRNA-(uracil(54)-C(5))-methyltransferase TrmFO, whose product MKRVTVIGAGLAGSEAAWQLAKRGVQVDLYEMRPVKQTPAHHTDQFAELVCSNSLRANQLTNAVGVLKEEMRQLDSLIMKAADLASVPAGGALAVDRHDFAGYVTETLKNHPNVTVHHEEIEAIPDGPTIVATGPLTSAALSESLKQFTGEDYLYFFDAAAPILDGDTIDREKVYLKSRYDKGEAAYLNCPMTEEEFQLFYDELINAEVVPLKEFEKEIYFEGCMPFEVLASRGPKTLLFGPMKPVGLEDPKTGKRPYAVVQLRQDNSAGTLFNLVGFQTHLKWGEQKRIIRLIPGLENAEIVRYGVMHRNTFVNSPNLLKPTYQTRTRDDLFFAGQMTGVEGYVESAASGLTAGINAARLVNEAEPVTFPQETMMGAMSHYITTTEGKNFQPMNANFGLVPALVGHPVRMKKPEKYALYAERALEAIKDFTDM is encoded by the coding sequence TTGAAACGTGTAACGGTAATCGGCGCGGGACTTGCAGGTTCTGAAGCAGCATGGCAACTTGCAAAACGCGGCGTACAAGTAGATTTATATGAAATGCGGCCAGTCAAACAGACACCCGCGCACCATACAGACCAATTCGCAGAACTCGTCTGTTCGAACTCACTTCGGGCAAATCAGCTGACGAACGCAGTCGGTGTATTAAAGGAAGAAATGCGTCAGCTCGATTCCTTGATCATGAAGGCGGCAGACTTAGCGAGCGTCCCAGCAGGTGGAGCACTTGCTGTCGATCGGCATGACTTTGCAGGATACGTGACGGAAACGTTGAAAAACCATCCGAACGTTACAGTCCACCATGAAGAAATCGAAGCGATTCCAGATGGTCCGACGATCGTTGCGACGGGTCCGTTGACGAGTGCGGCATTATCGGAATCACTTAAACAATTCACAGGCGAAGATTACCTGTACTTCTTCGATGCAGCGGCACCGATTCTCGACGGGGATACAATCGATCGTGAGAAGGTGTACCTAAAATCGCGTTACGATAAAGGAGAAGCTGCCTACTTGAATTGCCCAATGACGGAAGAAGAATTCCAACTCTTCTATGACGAGCTAATCAATGCGGAAGTCGTTCCGTTGAAGGAATTCGAAAAAGAGATTTACTTCGAAGGATGCATGCCTTTTGAAGTACTCGCTTCTCGTGGTCCGAAAACGCTCTTATTCGGACCAATGAAGCCAGTCGGACTCGAAGATCCGAAAACAGGAAAACGACCATATGCTGTCGTTCAACTGCGTCAAGACAATTCAGCAGGGACACTGTTTAATCTCGTCGGCTTCCAGACACATTTAAAATGGGGCGAACAAAAGCGGATCATTCGTTTGATTCCAGGTCTTGAAAATGCAGAAATCGTCCGTTATGGTGTTATGCATCGGAACACGTTCGTCAACTCACCGAACTTGTTGAAACCGACGTATCAAACACGTACGCGTGACGACTTGTTCTTTGCTGGTCAAATGACAGGGGTCGAAGGATACGTCGAGTCAGCAGCATCCGGCTTGACTGCCGGAATCAATGCGGCGCGTCTTGTTAACGAGGCAGAACCGGTTACATTCCCGCAAGAGACGATGATGGGTGCAATGTCGCATTACATCACGACGACGGAGGGGAAAAATTTCCAGCCAATGAATGCCAACTTCGGTTTGGTTCCGGCACTTGTCGGTCACCCGGTTCGGATGAAAAAACCAGAGAAGTATGCGCTCTATGCAGAGCGAGCGCTTGAAGCGATCAAAGATTTCACGGATATGTGA